A genome region from Euphorbia lathyris chromosome 4, ddEupLath1.1, whole genome shotgun sequence includes the following:
- the LOC136227995 gene encoding putative disease resistance protein RGA3 isoform X1, with protein sequence MTQMTCWMSFQPRPCVSKLWVVLKPPKRDQTHSSAPAVVVGRHHEKEAIVELLLSSHYEENVSVVPIVGIGGLGKTTLAQLVYNDDKVKNHFELRMWVCVSDDYDVQLVVKKVLESATGRTPKIAEMDPLKNLLHEKINGRRYLLVLDDVWNEDMSKWLNLKDLLAGGARGSKIVITTRLRKVAEMSQPISIHELRGLTENEAWSLFKQIAFKLGQVPNLSHEAIGREIVAKCYGVPLAIRAVGGMLCSKDLESEWLLYKNQLLSTVYRNDILPILKLSYNHLPSHYKHCFAYCSLYPKDFKIHVEELIRLWKAHGYLKSTDSNECLQDVGYGCFMDLFRLSFFEDVGKDEFGNIIYCRMHDLMHDLATSVAGDKFSTSHSEMTHIKDKTQHMSFRVDQNSISRDFSSLVKAKKIRTVLPLVYGLVHINKEELDSVFCNLRCLRVLNLSSLKINELPSSIYKLKHLRYLDLSNNEDIKKLPDSITNLHNLQVLQLRFCLKLTQLPNNITKLVNLTDLDNYACSGLTHMPQGIGKLTRLEKLSLFVIAEDDSISKYSGGLDELHALNNLRGALRITNLKCVKNAAFEFKAANLSAKKQLLKLTLEWVDFEHGNDNCSADDVANDEMGLEAVCPHQSLKGLSVYRYRGVRPPSWLPSVTNLVSVLFGDCRSIQWLPPFDQLPYLKKLSVYDLINLEYVDVSVNFENGGSSSFFPSLTYLTLRDCPNLKGFVRCKTDVGTEPTSLSMEELPCFPCLHEFQIGGCPSLTYMPLFPKLKILTLMKDGIKSLMEVLNMTTTSASQFTSSPFSSLFQLEDLSIWEMEDCPVDELLQYLPSLQRLEFYDCSCKSLSSDENDDGMQWQSLKVLQYVNFSNMQNLVSLPKGLQYVTNLQRLQIYQCGSLASIPEWMGNLVMLQDLTINYCPQLSERCKNNMAEDWPKISHIPNITIGFQSIQRNG encoded by the exons ATGACGCAGATGACTTGCTGGATGAGTTTTCAACCGAGGCCTTGCGTCAGCAAGTTATGGGTGGTTCTAAAACCACCAAAAAG GGACCAAACTCACTCATCTGCACCTGCAGTTGTTGTTGGTAGACATCATGAAAAGGAGGCAATTGTGGAGCTTTTACTCTCTTCTCATTACGAAGAGAATGTGTCCGTTGTTCCCATAGTTGGTATTGGGGGTTTGGGAAAGACTACACTTGCTCAGTTGGTATATAATGATGACAAGGTCAAAAACCATTTTGAGTTGAGGATGTGGGTCTGTGTGTCTGATGATTATGATGTGCAATTAGTGGTGAAAAAAGTTTTAGAATCTGCAACTGGAAGGACACCAAAAATTGCTGAGATGGACCCATTAAAAAATCTTCTCCATGAAAAGATTAATGGTAGAAGATATCTACTTGTGTTGGATGATGTGTGGAATGAGGATATGAGTAAATGGCTCAACTTAAAAGACTTGTTAGCAGGTGGTGCAAGAGGAAGTAAGATTGTAATTACTACACGACTTAGAAAGGTTGCAGAGATGAGTCAGCCAATCTCTATACATGAATTAAGAGGTCTGACTGAAAATGAGGCTTGGTCGTTGTTCAAACAGATAGCGTTCAAGCTAGGGCAAGTGCCGAATCTAAGCCATGAAGCTATAGGAAGGGAAATTGTAGCCAAGTGTTATGGCGTTCCTTTAGCCATTAGAGCAGTAGGAGGAATGTTGTGCTCTAAAGATTTGGAGTCTGAATGGCTTTTGTACAAAAATCAACTCCTCTCGACTGTGTACAGGAATGATATTTTACCAATTCTGAAGCTGAGTTACAACCATCTCCCTTCCCATTATAAGCACTGTTTTGCTTATTGTAGCTTATATCCTAAAGACTTTAAAATTCATGTAGAAGAACTTATACGTCTTTGGAAGGCACACGGGTATCTCAAGTCAACGGATTCGAATGAGTGTCTTCAAGATGTTGGCTATGGATGTTTCATGGATCTTTTTCGGTTGTCGTTCTTTGAAGATGTTGGAAAGGATGAATTTGGTAATATCATATATTGCAGAATGCATGATTTAATGCATGATCTGGCCACTTCAGTTGCCGGGGACAAGTTCTCTACATCACATTCTGAGATGACACATATTAAAGACAAAACTCAACATATGTCATTTCGTGTTGACCAAAACTCTATTTCACGAGATTTTTCTTCATTGGTGAAAGCAAAAAAGATAAGAACGGTGTTACCGTTGGTTTATGGATTGGTTCACATCAACAAAGAAGAACTTGATTCCGTGTTTTGTAATTTGAGATGTTTGAGGGTGCTTAATTTATCTTCCTTGAAAATTAATGAACTGCCAAGTTCCATTTATAAATTGAAGCACCTGAGATATCTTGATCTGTCCAACAATGAAGATATAAAGAAACTTCCAGATTCAATCACCAATCTACACAACTTACAAGTGTTGCAATTAAGGTTCTGTTTAAAGCTCACGCAACTGCCGAACAATATCACAAAGTTGGTTAATCTTACCGATCTTGACAATTACGCTTGTAGTGGGTTGACTCATATGCCACAGGGTATTGGAAAACTGACACGACTTGAAAAATTATCATTATTTGTAATAGCTGAGGATGATTCTATCTCCAAGTATAGCGGTGGGCTTGATGAACTACATGCATTAAACAACTTGAGAGGTGCATTGAGAATCACGAATTTGAAATGCGTGAAAAATGCTGCATTTGAATTTAAGGCAGCTAATTTGAGTGCCAAGAAACAACTTTTGAAATTGACATTAGAGTGGGTTGACTTTGAACATGGTAATGATAATTGCAGTGCAGATGATGTTGCTAATGATGAAATGGGATTGGAAGCAGTATGCCCGCACCAAAGTTTGAAAGGATTGTCGGTGTACCGTTATAGAGGAGTACGGCCTCCAAGCTGGCTACCATCTGTCACTAATTTAGTTTCCGTTCTTTTTGGCGATTGCAGAAGCATACAGTGGCTCCCACCATTTGATCAACTCCCTTATCTTAAAAAGTTATCGGTTTATGATTTAATTAATCTGGAGTATGTAGATGTTTCTGTAAATTTTGAAAACGGAGGATCTTCGTCATTCTTTCCTTCCCTAACATATCTTACTCTGAGAGACTGCCCCAATCTGAAGGGATTTGTGAGATGCAAGACAGATGTTGGAACGGAACCAACATCGTTATCAATGGAAGAGTTGCCTTGCTTTCCTTGTCTTCATGAGTTCCAAATTGGAGGTTGTCCTAGCTTGACTTACATGCCACTTTTTCCGAAGCTTAAAATACTGACGCTGATGAAAGACGGAATAAAATCTCTGATGGAAGTACTGAATATGACGACAACTTCAGCATCACAATTCACCTCATCACCTTTCTCTAGTCTCTTTCAATTGGAGGATCTTTCAATCTGGGAAATGGAAGACTGTCCAGTGGATGAGTTGCTGCAATACCTTCCTTCTCTTCAACGTCTCGAGTTTTATGATTGCTCGTGTAAAAGTCTGTCTAGTGATGAGAATGATGATGGCATGCAGTGGCAAAGCCTTAAAGTCCTCCAATATGTTAATTTTAGTAACATGCAAAACTTGGTTTCTCTACCAAAGGGGCTTCAATATGTTACCAATCTGCAACGTCTGCAAATCTATCAGTGTGGTAGTTTGGCGTCTATACCAGAGTGGATGGGCAACCTCGTCATGTTACAAGATTTGACTATCAATTATTGTCCCCAACTGTCAGAAAGATGCAAGAACAACATGGCTGAGGATTGGCCTAAGATCTCTCACATTCCAAATATTACCATTGGCTTTCAAAGTATACAGAGGAATGGCTAG
- the LOC136227995 gene encoding putative disease resistance protein RGA3 isoform X2, translated as MWVCVSDDYDVQLVVKKVLESATGRTPKIAEMDPLKNLLHEKINGRRYLLVLDDVWNEDMSKWLNLKDLLAGGARGSKIVITTRLRKVAEMSQPISIHELRGLTENEAWSLFKQIAFKLGQVPNLSHEAIGREIVAKCYGVPLAIRAVGGMLCSKDLESEWLLYKNQLLSTVYRNDILPILKLSYNHLPSHYKHCFAYCSLYPKDFKIHVEELIRLWKAHGYLKSTDSNECLQDVGYGCFMDLFRLSFFEDVGKDEFGNIIYCRMHDLMHDLATSVAGDKFSTSHSEMTHIKDKTQHMSFRVDQNSISRDFSSLVKAKKIRTVLPLVYGLVHINKEELDSVFCNLRCLRVLNLSSLKINELPSSIYKLKHLRYLDLSNNEDIKKLPDSITNLHNLQVLQLRFCLKLTQLPNNITKLVNLTDLDNYACSGLTHMPQGIGKLTRLEKLSLFVIAEDDSISKYSGGLDELHALNNLRGALRITNLKCVKNAAFEFKAANLSAKKQLLKLTLEWVDFEHGNDNCSADDVANDEMGLEAVCPHQSLKGLSVYRYRGVRPPSWLPSVTNLVSVLFGDCRSIQWLPPFDQLPYLKKLSVYDLINLEYVDVSVNFENGGSSSFFPSLTYLTLRDCPNLKGFVRCKTDVGTEPTSLSMEELPCFPCLHEFQIGGCPSLTYMPLFPKLKILTLMKDGIKSLMEVLNMTTTSASQFTSSPFSSLFQLEDLSIWEMEDCPVDELLQYLPSLQRLEFYDCSCKSLSSDENDDGMQWQSLKVLQYVNFSNMQNLVSLPKGLQYVTNLQRLQIYQCGSLASIPEWMGNLVMLQDLTINYCPQLSERCKNNMAEDWPKISHIPNITIGFQSIQRNG; from the coding sequence ATGTGGGTCTGTGTGTCTGATGATTATGATGTGCAATTAGTGGTGAAAAAAGTTTTAGAATCTGCAACTGGAAGGACACCAAAAATTGCTGAGATGGACCCATTAAAAAATCTTCTCCATGAAAAGATTAATGGTAGAAGATATCTACTTGTGTTGGATGATGTGTGGAATGAGGATATGAGTAAATGGCTCAACTTAAAAGACTTGTTAGCAGGTGGTGCAAGAGGAAGTAAGATTGTAATTACTACACGACTTAGAAAGGTTGCAGAGATGAGTCAGCCAATCTCTATACATGAATTAAGAGGTCTGACTGAAAATGAGGCTTGGTCGTTGTTCAAACAGATAGCGTTCAAGCTAGGGCAAGTGCCGAATCTAAGCCATGAAGCTATAGGAAGGGAAATTGTAGCCAAGTGTTATGGCGTTCCTTTAGCCATTAGAGCAGTAGGAGGAATGTTGTGCTCTAAAGATTTGGAGTCTGAATGGCTTTTGTACAAAAATCAACTCCTCTCGACTGTGTACAGGAATGATATTTTACCAATTCTGAAGCTGAGTTACAACCATCTCCCTTCCCATTATAAGCACTGTTTTGCTTATTGTAGCTTATATCCTAAAGACTTTAAAATTCATGTAGAAGAACTTATACGTCTTTGGAAGGCACACGGGTATCTCAAGTCAACGGATTCGAATGAGTGTCTTCAAGATGTTGGCTATGGATGTTTCATGGATCTTTTTCGGTTGTCGTTCTTTGAAGATGTTGGAAAGGATGAATTTGGTAATATCATATATTGCAGAATGCATGATTTAATGCATGATCTGGCCACTTCAGTTGCCGGGGACAAGTTCTCTACATCACATTCTGAGATGACACATATTAAAGACAAAACTCAACATATGTCATTTCGTGTTGACCAAAACTCTATTTCACGAGATTTTTCTTCATTGGTGAAAGCAAAAAAGATAAGAACGGTGTTACCGTTGGTTTATGGATTGGTTCACATCAACAAAGAAGAACTTGATTCCGTGTTTTGTAATTTGAGATGTTTGAGGGTGCTTAATTTATCTTCCTTGAAAATTAATGAACTGCCAAGTTCCATTTATAAATTGAAGCACCTGAGATATCTTGATCTGTCCAACAATGAAGATATAAAGAAACTTCCAGATTCAATCACCAATCTACACAACTTACAAGTGTTGCAATTAAGGTTCTGTTTAAAGCTCACGCAACTGCCGAACAATATCACAAAGTTGGTTAATCTTACCGATCTTGACAATTACGCTTGTAGTGGGTTGACTCATATGCCACAGGGTATTGGAAAACTGACACGACTTGAAAAATTATCATTATTTGTAATAGCTGAGGATGATTCTATCTCCAAGTATAGCGGTGGGCTTGATGAACTACATGCATTAAACAACTTGAGAGGTGCATTGAGAATCACGAATTTGAAATGCGTGAAAAATGCTGCATTTGAATTTAAGGCAGCTAATTTGAGTGCCAAGAAACAACTTTTGAAATTGACATTAGAGTGGGTTGACTTTGAACATGGTAATGATAATTGCAGTGCAGATGATGTTGCTAATGATGAAATGGGATTGGAAGCAGTATGCCCGCACCAAAGTTTGAAAGGATTGTCGGTGTACCGTTATAGAGGAGTACGGCCTCCAAGCTGGCTACCATCTGTCACTAATTTAGTTTCCGTTCTTTTTGGCGATTGCAGAAGCATACAGTGGCTCCCACCATTTGATCAACTCCCTTATCTTAAAAAGTTATCGGTTTATGATTTAATTAATCTGGAGTATGTAGATGTTTCTGTAAATTTTGAAAACGGAGGATCTTCGTCATTCTTTCCTTCCCTAACATATCTTACTCTGAGAGACTGCCCCAATCTGAAGGGATTTGTGAGATGCAAGACAGATGTTGGAACGGAACCAACATCGTTATCAATGGAAGAGTTGCCTTGCTTTCCTTGTCTTCATGAGTTCCAAATTGGAGGTTGTCCTAGCTTGACTTACATGCCACTTTTTCCGAAGCTTAAAATACTGACGCTGATGAAAGACGGAATAAAATCTCTGATGGAAGTACTGAATATGACGACAACTTCAGCATCACAATTCACCTCATCACCTTTCTCTAGTCTCTTTCAATTGGAGGATCTTTCAATCTGGGAAATGGAAGACTGTCCAGTGGATGAGTTGCTGCAATACCTTCCTTCTCTTCAACGTCTCGAGTTTTATGATTGCTCGTGTAAAAGTCTGTCTAGTGATGAGAATGATGATGGCATGCAGTGGCAAAGCCTTAAAGTCCTCCAATATGTTAATTTTAGTAACATGCAAAACTTGGTTTCTCTACCAAAGGGGCTTCAATATGTTACCAATCTGCAACGTCTGCAAATCTATCAGTGTGGTAGTTTGGCGTCTATACCAGAGTGGATGGGCAACCTCGTCATGTTACAAGATTTGACTATCAATTATTGTCCCCAACTGTCAGAAAGATGCAAGAACAACATGGCTGAGGATTGGCCTAAGATCTCTCACATTCCAAATATTACCATTGGCTTTCAAAGTATACAGAGGAATGGCTAG